From Panthera uncia isolate 11264 unplaced genomic scaffold, Puncia_PCG_1.0 HiC_scaffold_1760, whole genome shotgun sequence, the proteins below share one genomic window:
- the LOC125917363 gene encoding small G protein signaling modulator 1, translated as MEEAVTRKFVHEDSSHIISFCAAVEACVLHGLRRRAAGFLRSNKIAALFMKVGKNFPPAEELSRKVQDLEQLMESARNQIQGLQENVRKLPKLPSLSPLAIKHLWIRTALFEKVLDKIVHYLVENSSKYYEKEALLMDPVDGPILASLLVGPCALEYTKMKTADHFWTDPSADELVQRHRIHSSHLRQDSPTKRPALCIQKRHSSGSMDDRPSLSARDYVESLHQNSRATLLYGKNNVLVQPRDDMEAVPGYLSLHQTADVMTLKWTPNQLMNGSMGDLDYEKSVYWDYAMTIRLEEIVYLHCHQQVDSGGTVVLVSQDGIQRPPFRFPKGGHLLQFLSCLENGLLPHGQLDPPLWSQRGKGKVFPKLRKRSPQGSAESTSSDKEDDEATDYVFRIIYPGMQSEFAPQDLMDVSVSNLPPLWQPSPRKSSCSSCSQSGSADGGSTNGCNHERAPLKLLCDNMKYQILSRAFYG; from the exons ATGGAGGAGGCAGTCACACGGAAGTTCGTCCACGAGGACAGCAGCCACATCATCTCCTTCTGTG CGGCTGTAGAGGCCTGCGTCCTGCATGGGCTGCGGCGGCGGGCGGCTGGCTTTCTGCGCAGCAACAAGATTGCAGCTCTCTTCATGAAAGTGGGCAAGAACTTCCCACCGGCCGAAGAGCTGAGCCGCAAGGTGCAGGACCTGGAACAGCTGATGGAGAGCGC GCGAAACCAGATTCAGGGCCTCCAGGAGAATGTGCGGAAGCTGCCGAAGCTGCCCAGCCTGTCCCCACTTGCCATCAAGCACCTGTGGATCCGCACTGCTTTGTTTGAGAAGGTCCTGGACAAAATTGTGCATTACCTGGTGGAAAACAGCAG TAAATACTATGAGAAGGAAGCCCTCCTGATGGACCCGGTGGATGGCCCCATCCTTGCGTCTTTGTTGG TGGGGCCCTGTGCCCTGGAGTACACCAAGATGAAGACTGCAGATCACTTCTGGACTGACCCCTCAGCCGACGAGCTTGTCCAGAGGCACCGCATCCACAGCTCGCACCTGCGGCAGGACTCACCCACCAAGCGTCCAGCCCTCTGT ATCCAGAAGAGACATTCAAGTGGCAGCATGGACGACCGACCATCCCTTTCTGCCCGTGACTATGTTGAGTCCCTGCACCAGAACTCCCGGGCCACGCTCCTCTATGGCAAGAACAACGTTCTGGTTCAGCCG agGGATGATATGGAGGCCGTGCCAGGGTACCTGTCTCTACACCAGACAGCTGACGTCATGACCTTGAAATGGACGCCTAACCAGCTGATGAACGGGTCGATGGGGGACCTGGACTATGAGAAGAG CGTCTACTGGGACTATGCCATGACCATCCGCCTGGAGGAGATTGTATACCTGCACTGCCACCAGCAAG TGGACAGCGGTGGCACAGTGGTGTTGGTCAGCCAGGACGGGATCCAGAGGCCGCCGTTCCGCTTCCCCAAGGGGGGGCACCTCCTGCAGTTCCTCTCGTGCCTGGAAAATGGGCTGCTCCCCCATGGGCAGCTGGACCCTCCACTCTGGTCTCAGCGGGGGAAG GGCAAAGTATTTCCCAAACTGCGTAAGCGAAGCCCTCAGGGTTCTGCTGAGTCCACGTCTTCGGACAAGGAAGATGACGAGGCCACAGATTACGTGTTCAGGATCATCTATCCCGGCATGCAGTCTGAATTCG CCCCCCAGGACCTGATGGATGTCTCCGTGAGCAACCTACCACCCTTATGGCAACCCAGCCCCCGGAAATCCTCCTGCTCATCCTGTTCACAGAGTGGCTCCGCCGATGGTGGCTCAACCAATGGCTGCAACCATGAGAG